The Prevotella sp. E9-3 genome has a window encoding:
- a CDS encoding class I SAM-dependent DNA methyltransferase encodes MINIRKLEAELWESADLLRQGSKLTSSQYCMPVLALLFLRYAYSRYKLVEAEILQNRPSRGGRVMPVEPSDFAAKSALYLPREAQFDYLVNLPDNIVAAGLKTKDGQEINSLGEAVNNAMQLVEDQSEQLTGVLPKTYTMFADDLLRELLRIFNNKTIDEVGGDIIGRIYEYFLSKFAKAVASDDGVFFTPKSLVKMLVNVLEPTQGIMLDPACGSGGMFVQTGDFVNQAGLNANTNMTFYGQEKVEYNAQLCLMNMAVHGLNGRIISGDEANSFYHDAHNLAGKCDYVMANPPFNVDKVKAESASAAGRLPFGLPGVNAKTKEIGNANYLWISYFYAYLNEHGRAGFVMASSATDSANKDRDIREKLVRTGDVDVMVSVGNNFFYTLSLPCSLWFFDRNKNSEIRDKVLFIDARNYYTVVDRTLNEWTEWQLRNLQAIVHLYRGEKEKYQQLLVDYQSVLGDTTVASAQEALDKQKAAAKEAIAAAQRKDKKRIEAEQNALIAELEDTLETARQHEWLTEKFGEGEYKDVLGLCKIATIQEIEEKNYSLTPGAYVGVAEQEDDGVDFHKRMNEIHAELAQLNQEANALMDEIQKAWEELK; translated from the coding sequence TACAAGTTGGTGGAGGCTGAGATATTACAGAACCGCCCCAGTCGTGGTGGGCGTGTGATGCCTGTTGAACCCAGCGATTTCGCAGCTAAGAGTGCGTTGTATCTGCCCCGTGAAGCACAGTTCGACTATCTGGTGAATTTGCCTGATAATATCGTGGCAGCAGGCCTAAAAACTAAAGACGGACAAGAAATAAACTCATTAGGCGAAGCCGTCAACAACGCTATGCAGCTGGTAGAAGACCAAAGCGAACAACTGACAGGCGTGCTACCCAAGACCTACACAATGTTCGCTGATGACCTCCTACGCGAGTTGCTTCGTATCTTCAACAATAAGACCATCGACGAGGTTGGTGGCGACATTATCGGACGAATCTATGAATACTTCCTATCCAAGTTTGCAAAAGCGGTAGCTTCTGACGATGGCGTGTTCTTTACGCCTAAGTCGCTGGTGAAAATGCTAGTAAATGTACTGGAGCCCACGCAAGGCATCATGTTGGATCCTGCATGCGGTAGCGGTGGTATGTTTGTTCAGACGGGTGATTTCGTGAATCAGGCTGGACTTAACGCCAATACGAATATGACCTTCTACGGACAGGAGAAGGTGGAATATAATGCCCAGCTCTGTCTGATGAACATGGCGGTGCATGGATTGAATGGACGAATCATTTCTGGTGATGAAGCTAACTCTTTCTATCACGATGCCCACAATCTGGCTGGCAAATGTGACTATGTAATGGCCAATCCGCCATTCAATGTTGATAAGGTGAAAGCAGAGTCCGCCTCTGCTGCAGGTCGTCTTCCTTTCGGACTCCCCGGCGTGAACGCCAAGACCAAGGAGATAGGCAATGCCAACTATCTATGGATTAGCTATTTCTATGCCTACCTGAACGAGCACGGTCGTGCCGGATTCGTGATGGCTAGTTCTGCTACCGATAGCGCGAACAAAGACCGCGATATACGCGAGAAGCTGGTACGTACAGGTGATGTGGATGTGATGGTCAGTGTGGGTAACAACTTCTTCTATACGCTCTCGTTGCCTTGTTCCCTGTGGTTCTTCGACCGCAACAAGAACAGCGAGATTCGTGACAAGGTTCTTTTTATCGATGCCCGTAATTACTACACCGTTGTTGACCGCACCCTGAACGAGTGGACCGAGTGGCAACTGCGTAACTTGCAAGCCATCGTACACCTATATCGTGGTGAGAAAGAAAAATATCAGCAGTTACTGGTCGACTATCAATCTGTCTTAGGCGATACTACTGTTGCATCAGCACAGGAAGCGCTTGACAAGCAAAAGGCTGCAGCCAAAGAAGCAATAGCCGCTGCCCAACGCAAGGATAAGAAGCGCATTGAGGCTGAGCAGAATGCCCTCATTGCCGAACTGGAAGATACGCTCGAAACGGCCCGTCAGCATGAATGGCTGACAGAGAAATTTGGCGAAGGCGAATACAAGGATGTGCTTGGTCTCTGTAAGATTGCCACTATTCAGGAGATAGAGGAAAAGAACTACTCGCTTACCCCTGGTGCTTACGTCGGTGTAGCCGAGCAGGAAGACGATGGTGTGGATTTCCACAAGCGTATGAACGAGATACATGCAGAGTTAGCGCAGTTGAACCAAGAGGCCAACGCCTTAATGGACGAGATACAAAAAGCGTGGGAGGAACTGAAATGA